The Micromonospora sp. Llam0 genome contains a region encoding:
- a CDS encoding phage resistance protein, protein MTLLRDLITIPTSVGDSDFVVRAAAGADLTNYVVTDQLRDSFTKALAKVQHAVTTGRSQATFLHGSFGSGKSHFMAVLREILHGNPDARALRNLGEQVTVADRWLTGRRLLTLTFHMLDARSVEQAVLEGYLNQITALHPDAPTPAVHRSDALLTDAARLRARMGDEAFFAALSDADPGVAAGSDAAGSAAGSASAVSSDDETPGLAVLHSQRQGWTADRYAAAAAEPPGTADRDRLVTALTTAFFTNAVRSGEYLDLDTGLAVITRHASNLGYDGIVLFLDEMILWLSTKMSDHVFVNTEGAKLNKLVESADADRPIPLISFVARQRNLEEFLGPQVGGTEREVLALVLRSVQGRLGEIPLADTNLPEITEKRLLKPRSDDAKAEIDRAFAVVRGNRQVWDILLLGAQYGDAGIGSDATAFRKLYPFSPALVATLVALSQALQRERTAIKVMTELLVERRDTLRINDLIGVAALFEPLVLRGELPDRVELKQRFQAARELYGKKLRPLLLRLNGITEADAAGNTQFELDDKLIKTVLLGALVPEVPALHNLTAGKLHALNFGTITSPIPGYEHQIVLNRLNKVANEAGELHLTDGADPVVTIELHTVDYDKLLDWVRPEEATTGGALQQLLRELVSTEIGLTGATGQLGELQHPREWRGRRHTVQVKFGNVRDADSMPVAALLPTGDAWRIVIDYPFDPQGRPRSDDRARIEALPRGERSVFWLPLYLSDQTMGHLAQLSKINYLLGGTGERYNDAVRDWSVSERQQGRAYLQQRQTQLRGTVVNALKQAYGIAVAQPGDVVEDSVGVLHTLDDAVDGELGDPRGGTLAQAFHNLTGQLLAATYPGRPALPEDEKPPTSAELAKVLTYARQAVADPTRGATVPATDQRTLRRICNNLQLGELADHRYVLTTSTSYWTRHLLQRAAVDGHRDSFPVHRLRGYLDQPEPRGFDRSLQNLILCVFALDHQLAWYLNEGQVTVDRVDAVTDAHELKFPPMPSDADWHRAIERAQHLFGQVLPAWLIPANLAKAAAQVRKAATERGPAVSDLLDQLTAHAGTLGLDPAADTGRIGVTRRLARLLTDLRHERDDVVLIAQLAGADLGDIDDATAGTAIASAPTMVRALRDTQWAVLTAITSMAADDQRARALVDRLHTAAGHHQHSLDLVGELHAVFGAAAALLAERRPTSTPDPAPDPNPDPNPRPNPQLPDGDATITVADPSGTRAMGYDHTGGGSPAVPGAKPPRQRTIVDEAGLKELTDEIGGELAQGRRVRITWETE, encoded by the coding sequence ATGACGCTGCTGCGGGATCTGATCACCATCCCGACCTCGGTGGGCGACTCCGACTTCGTCGTACGCGCCGCCGCCGGTGCCGACCTGACCAACTACGTCGTCACCGACCAGCTCCGGGACAGCTTCACCAAGGCACTCGCCAAGGTCCAGCACGCCGTCACCACCGGCCGGTCCCAGGCAACCTTCCTGCACGGCTCCTTCGGCTCCGGCAAGTCGCACTTCATGGCCGTACTGCGGGAGATCCTGCACGGCAACCCCGACGCCCGCGCGCTGCGCAACCTCGGCGAGCAGGTGACCGTCGCCGACAGGTGGCTCACCGGGCGGCGGCTGCTCACCCTCACCTTCCACATGCTCGACGCCCGCTCGGTCGAGCAGGCCGTGCTGGAGGGCTACCTCAACCAGATCACCGCACTGCACCCCGACGCGCCGACGCCCGCCGTACACCGGTCCGACGCGCTGCTGACCGACGCGGCCCGGCTGCGCGCCCGGATGGGTGACGAGGCGTTCTTCGCCGCGCTCAGTGACGCCGACCCCGGCGTCGCCGCCGGGTCCGACGCCGCCGGCAGCGCCGCCGGATCCGCCTCCGCCGTCAGCTCGGACGACGAAACCCCCGGCCTGGCCGTGCTGCACAGCCAGCGACAGGGTTGGACCGCAGACCGGTACGCGGCGGCCGCCGCCGAGCCGCCGGGCACCGCCGACCGCGACCGGCTCGTCACCGCCCTGACCACCGCGTTCTTCACCAACGCGGTACGCAGCGGCGAATACCTCGACCTCGACACCGGACTCGCCGTCATCACCCGGCACGCCAGCAACCTCGGCTATGACGGGATCGTCCTCTTCCTCGACGAGATGATCCTGTGGCTGTCCACCAAGATGAGCGACCACGTCTTCGTCAACACCGAAGGTGCCAAGCTCAACAAGCTGGTCGAGTCGGCCGACGCCGACCGGCCGATCCCGCTGATTTCATTCGTCGCCCGGCAACGCAACCTGGAGGAGTTCCTCGGCCCGCAGGTCGGCGGCACCGAACGCGAAGTCCTCGCGCTGGTCCTACGCAGCGTCCAGGGCCGGCTCGGGGAGATCCCGCTCGCCGACACCAACCTGCCGGAAATCACCGAGAAACGGCTGCTCAAGCCGCGCAGCGACGACGCGAAGGCCGAAATCGACCGGGCCTTCGCCGTCGTCCGCGGCAACCGGCAGGTCTGGGACATCCTGCTGCTCGGCGCGCAGTACGGCGACGCCGGGATCGGCTCCGACGCCACCGCCTTCCGTAAGCTCTACCCGTTTTCGCCGGCCCTGGTCGCCACCCTCGTCGCTCTCTCGCAAGCGTTGCAGCGGGAACGGACCGCGATCAAGGTGATGACCGAGCTGCTCGTCGAACGCCGCGACACCCTGCGGATCAACGACCTCATCGGGGTGGCCGCGCTGTTCGAGCCGCTGGTGCTGCGCGGCGAACTGCCCGACCGGGTCGAACTCAAGCAGCGCTTCCAGGCCGCCCGCGAGCTGTACGGCAAGAAGCTGCGCCCGCTGCTGCTGCGCCTCAACGGCATCACCGAAGCCGACGCCGCCGGCAACACCCAGTTTGAGCTCGACGACAAGCTGATCAAGACGGTGCTGCTCGGGGCGCTGGTGCCCGAGGTGCCCGCCCTGCACAACCTGACCGCCGGCAAACTGCACGCGCTCAACTTCGGCACCATCACCTCGCCGATCCCCGGCTACGAACACCAGATTGTGCTCAACCGGCTCAACAAGGTCGCCAACGAAGCCGGCGAGCTGCACCTCACCGACGGCGCCGACCCGGTCGTCACCATCGAGCTGCACACCGTCGACTACGACAAGCTCCTCGACTGGGTCCGGCCCGAGGAGGCGACCACCGGCGGCGCGTTGCAGCAGCTGTTGCGCGAGCTGGTCAGCACCGAGATCGGGCTGACCGGCGCCACCGGGCAACTCGGCGAGCTGCAACACCCCCGCGAATGGCGCGGCCGGCGACACACCGTCCAGGTCAAGTTCGGCAACGTACGCGACGCCGACAGCATGCCCGTCGCCGCGCTGCTGCCCACCGGCGACGCCTGGCGGATCGTCATCGACTACCCGTTCGACCCGCAGGGCCGCCCGCGCAGCGACGACCGGGCCCGGATCGAAGCCCTGCCGCGCGGCGAACGCAGCGTCTTCTGGCTGCCGCTCTACCTCAGCGACCAGACGATGGGCCACCTCGCCCAACTGTCGAAAATCAACTACCTGCTCGGCGGCACCGGCGAACGGTACAACGACGCCGTCCGGGACTGGTCGGTGAGCGAACGCCAGCAGGGCCGCGCCTACCTCCAGCAGCGGCAGACCCAACTGCGCGGCACCGTCGTCAACGCGCTCAAACAGGCGTACGGCATCGCCGTAGCGCAGCCCGGCGACGTCGTCGAGGACAGCGTCGGGGTGCTGCACACCCTCGACGACGCCGTCGACGGCGAACTCGGCGACCCGCGCGGCGGCACCCTCGCCCAGGCGTTCCACAACCTCACCGGCCAACTGCTGGCCGCGACCTACCCGGGCCGGCCGGCGCTGCCCGAGGACGAGAAACCGCCGACCAGCGCCGAACTGGCCAAGGTCCTTACCTACGCCCGGCAGGCTGTCGCCGACCCCACCCGGGGCGCCACCGTCCCGGCCACCGACCAGCGGACCCTGCGGCGGATCTGCAACAACCTGCAACTCGGCGAGCTGGCCGACCACCGGTACGTGCTCACCACCAGCACCAGCTACTGGACCCGGCACCTGCTGCAGCGGGCCGCCGTCGACGGCCACCGGGACAGCTTCCCGGTGCACCGACTGCGCGGCTACCTCGACCAGCCGGAGCCCCGAGGCTTCGACCGGAGCCTGCAGAACCTGATCCTCTGCGTCTTCGCCCTCGACCACCAGCTCGCCTGGTACCTCAACGAAGGCCAGGTCACCGTCGACCGGGTCGACGCCGTCACCGACGCCCACGAGCTGAAGTTCCCGCCGATGCCGAGCGACGCCGACTGGCACCGGGCGATCGAACGCGCCCAGCACCTGTTCGGTCAGGTGCTGCCGGCCTGGCTCATCCCAGCAAACCTCGCCAAGGCCGCGGCCCAGGTCCGGAAAGCCGCCACCGAACGCGGACCGGCCGTCAGCGACCTGCTCGACCAGCTCACCGCGCACGCCGGCACCCTCGGCCTCGACCCCGCCGCCGACACCGGTCGGATCGGCGTCACCCGCCGCCTCGCCCGGCTGCTCACCGACCTGCGCCACGAACGCGACGACGTCGTCCTGATCGCCCAACTCGCCGGCGCCGACCTCGGCGACATCGACGACGCGACCGCCGGTACGGCGATCGCCAGCGCGCCGACGATGGTCCGCGCCCTGCGGGACACCCAGTGGGCGGTGCTGACCGCCATCACCTCGATGGCCGCCGACGACCAGCGGGCCCGCGCCCTGGTCGACCGGCTGCACACCGCCGCCGGCCACCACCAGCACTCCCTCGACCTGGTCGGCGAGCTGCACGCCGTGTTCGGTGCGGCAGCCGCACTGCTCGCCGAACGCCGCCCCACCTCGACGCCGGACCCGGCTCCGGACCCGAACCCGGACCCGAATCCGAGGCCGAACCCGCAGCTGCCCGACGGGGATGCCACGATCACCGTCGCCGACCCCAGCGGTACGCGGGCCATGGGCTACGACCACACCGGCGGCGGCTCGCCTGCCGTGCCCGGTGCGAAGCCGCCGCGCCAGCGGACCATCGTCGACGAGGCCGGCCTCAAGGAACTCACCGACGAGATCGGCGGCGAGCTCGCCCAGGGCAGACGGGTCCGGATCACCTGGGAGACCGAGTGA
- a CDS encoding 6-carboxytetrahydropterin synthase, whose protein sequence is MGYKIGKVFSFSASHQLPDLPAEHKCARLHGHNYRVEVTFRADQLVPPGFVTDFGDLAPFKDHLDDKIDHRHLNDVMAHPPTSENLATHLAIWIIDNLEPGIHGTLISVRVHETDSTWAEYSPDRTK, encoded by the coding sequence GTGGGATACAAGATCGGTAAAGTTTTCAGCTTCAGTGCCAGCCACCAGTTGCCCGATCTCCCGGCCGAGCACAAGTGCGCACGCCTGCACGGGCACAACTACCGGGTCGAGGTCACCTTCCGCGCAGATCAACTAGTCCCACCAGGGTTCGTGACCGATTTTGGGGATCTGGCACCATTCAAGGATCACCTGGACGACAAGATCGATCATCGCCATCTCAATGACGTCATGGCACATCCGCCGACGAGCGAGAACCTGGCCACGCACCTCGCGATCTGGATCATTGATAACCTTGAGCCCGGTATCCACGGGACGTTGATCTCGGTACGGGTTCACGAAACGGACTCCACCTGGGCGGAGTACAGCCCGGACCGAACCAAGTGA
- a CDS encoding 7-carboxy-7-deazaguanine synthase QueE has protein sequence MITVNQATLNEGNLRVSELFGPTLQGEGPSAGQRALFVRLAGCNLDCAWCDTPWTWDWSRFDPAEESREMELSTLVDWVLGREADLIVISGGEPMIQHRRLLPLVSAIRSAGRRVEIETNATVAPHHSLVDLATFNASPKLAGSGVPASRRIRPAALRALRACGKTVFKFVVSDHADVAELVDLQHRYQLAPVWVMPQGVTEEAVVSGMRALTGPALAHGWHLTPRLHVLLWGNERGR, from the coding sequence GTGATCACCGTGAACCAGGCGACCCTCAACGAGGGAAATCTGCGGGTCTCCGAACTCTTCGGCCCCACCTTGCAAGGCGAGGGTCCCTCCGCCGGACAACGCGCGCTGTTTGTCCGCCTTGCTGGATGCAACCTCGACTGCGCCTGGTGCGACACCCCGTGGACCTGGGACTGGTCGCGTTTCGATCCAGCTGAAGAATCCCGCGAAATGGAACTCTCCACCCTTGTCGACTGGGTGTTGGGGCGGGAGGCCGACTTGATTGTGATCTCCGGCGGAGAGCCGATGATCCAACACCGGCGGTTGCTGCCGCTGGTGTCCGCGATCCGGTCCGCAGGACGGCGGGTGGAGATCGAGACCAACGCCACGGTCGCGCCCCACCACAGCCTTGTGGATCTGGCCACCTTCAATGCATCACCGAAGCTGGCTGGTTCCGGTGTGCCAGCCAGCCGTCGTATCCGGCCCGCCGCGCTCCGTGCCCTGCGAGCGTGCGGTAAAACCGTGTTCAAGTTCGTCGTAAGCGATCATGCTGATGTCGCTGAACTGGTCGACTTGCAGCACCGGTACCAGCTCGCGCCGGTGTGGGTCATGCCGCAGGGAGTCACCGAGGAGGCCGTGGTCTCGGGCATGCGTGCCCTCACCGGTCCCGCACTGGCACATGGCTGGCACCTCACACCGCGGCTCCACGTGCTGCTGTGGGGGAACGAACGTGGCCGCTGA
- a CDS encoding phosphoribosyltransferase, whose product MAAEPPPIALSWPEIDTIVGRLASGARADGTPDAVVGVLRGGLVPAVMVAHALGVRTVRAIEIVHTQSDAVGASKTAEPQVSNPASLGDLAQLDVLVIDDIVGTGATIARTVDLVRAAGAVRIRTAACVANRVNWRGPGRPDQAVSLLGDEVSGWVIFPWETR is encoded by the coding sequence GTGGCCGCTGAGCCCCCGCCGATCGCCCTCAGCTGGCCCGAAATCGACACCATTGTCGGCCGGCTCGCGTCCGGCGCCCGAGCCGACGGAACGCCGGACGCGGTGGTCGGCGTACTACGGGGCGGACTCGTACCGGCGGTGATGGTCGCCCACGCGCTCGGTGTACGGACGGTACGGGCCATCGAGATCGTGCACACCCAGAGTGACGCCGTCGGTGCGAGCAAGACGGCGGAGCCGCAGGTGTCCAACCCGGCCAGCCTCGGTGACCTCGCCCAGCTGGACGTGTTGGTGATCGACGACATCGTGGGCACCGGTGCCACCATCGCGCGCACCGTCGACCTCGTCCGGGCCGCCGGGGCGGTCCGGATCCGCACCGCCGCCTGCGTTGCCAACCGCGTCAACTGGCGTGGCCCGGGTCGTCCCGATCAGGCCGTGTCACTGCTCGGGGACGAGGTATCGGGGTGGGTGATCTTCCCGTGGGAGACCCGATGA
- a CDS encoding bifunctional 2-polyprenyl-6-hydroxyphenol methylase/3-demethylubiquinol 3-O-methyltransferase UbiG, with amino-acid sequence MTAHQTRPGTPMIGPYSVNQMDDFPAAIADGEVKPSGVMNLAQRLYIAQRCPERTRVVDVCCGRGLQLPTFYRYCDIDRYVGLDISPDNLTEARATVDRLDARYGGPRFPIEFVECDAAAPWPAAVGSGFDVAVYTSALEHLPRTAAVASLRHIADALRPGGLLYLSTPNTPGDPPRPLQYRVHVYEWNIAELEPVLADCGLTVEHRVGLLPPPAGQAAAALTARFGTGAAEWYEQLRVTVPPALLAPMVAAALPEAATEVLYVCRRAT; translated from the coding sequence ATGACGGCTCACCAGACCCGGCCGGGCACGCCGATGATCGGACCGTACTCGGTCAATCAAATGGACGACTTCCCCGCAGCGATCGCGGACGGCGAGGTTAAACCATCGGGCGTCATGAACCTGGCACAGCGGCTGTACATCGCGCAGCGGTGCCCCGAGCGCACCCGCGTCGTGGACGTGTGCTGCGGACGCGGTCTGCAACTGCCGACCTTCTACCGTTACTGCGACATCGATCGGTACGTCGGGCTCGACATCTCCCCCGACAACCTGACCGAGGCACGCGCAACCGTCGACCGGCTCGACGCCCGCTACGGCGGGCCGCGTTTCCCGATCGAGTTCGTCGAGTGCGACGCAGCCGCGCCCTGGCCGGCGGCGGTCGGCTCGGGATTCGACGTGGCTGTCTACACGTCGGCGCTGGAGCACCTGCCTCGCACAGCGGCGGTGGCCAGCCTGCGCCACATCGCCGACGCACTGCGCCCCGGCGGGCTGCTCTACCTGTCCACCCCCAACACCCCTGGTGACCCGCCTCGACCGTTGCAGTACCGGGTCCACGTCTATGAGTGGAACATCGCGGAGCTTGAGCCGGTCCTGGCCGACTGCGGCCTGACCGTCGAGCATCGGGTAGGGCTGCTACCGCCACCAGCCGGGCAGGCCGCTGCGGCGCTGACAGCCCGGTTCGGTACTGGCGCGGCGGAGTGGTACGAACAGCTGCGCGTGACCGTGCCGCCCGCGCTGCTTGCGCCGATGGTCGCTGCGGCTCTCCCGGAGGCGGCGACAGAGGTGCTCTACGTGTGCCGGCGGGCGACGTGA
- a CDS encoding thymidylate kinase: protein MNRPAHRWVSVEGINGVGKTYLSSRLANRLGGSCRMLSELTDQGAGQGPDQLAGRVVAALTGPGGTFLRTGHPLTETFALLALKVYEYERLTRTAPRPPAVVLEDRGPDTVAVYQAAILGSGQPPDVAQQAMRRLGETVELWRPQPTLTLLLVDDLDRCIDRFEARLGAPLAPADRDLLARIARLYDGLAAAHPHRIQVVNLTGRTEEDVLDEMDAWCRPVLRQADAA from the coding sequence GTGAACCGCCCTGCCCACCGCTGGGTCAGCGTCGAGGGGATCAACGGGGTCGGCAAGACGTACCTGAGCAGCCGGCTCGCCAACCGGCTCGGCGGCTCCTGCCGGATGCTCAGCGAACTGACCGACCAGGGAGCCGGGCAGGGGCCCGACCAGCTGGCCGGGCGGGTCGTCGCCGCCCTCACCGGCCCCGGAGGCACCTTCCTGCGCACCGGACATCCGTTGACTGAGACATTCGCCCTGTTGGCGCTAAAGGTGTACGAGTACGAACGACTGACCCGCACCGCCCCGCGTCCGCCCGCCGTGGTGCTGGAGGACCGTGGGCCGGACACGGTCGCGGTGTACCAGGCCGCCATCCTCGGCTCCGGCCAGCCACCCGACGTCGCCCAACAGGCCATGCGCCGGCTCGGTGAGACGGTCGAGTTGTGGCGGCCTCAGCCGACGCTGACCCTGCTGCTTGTCGACGACCTCGACCGCTGCATTGATCGGTTCGAGGCACGGCTCGGCGCGCCGCTGGCTCCGGCCGACCGGGATCTGCTCGCCCGGATCGCGCGTCTGTACGACGGGCTCGCCGCCGCTCATCCGCACCGTATCCAGGTGGTGAACCTGACCGGCCGGACCGAAGAGGACGTCCTGGACGAGATGGACGCCTGGTGTCGCCCGGTGTTGCGACAGGCCGATGCCGCATGA
- a CDS encoding radical SAM protein has translation MTGVSLLWALRSPCNLGCRYCYFGTVEEHRAGLPDGPGMLSHLSRTDLDLTDIVAFVDTLPGSRVDRIFIAGGEPLIWPPVLDVVAAIKAAGVQVVLCTNGIPLNRPQLVERILAIGVDAVSVSLDSADASYNDHWRPARNGQHGHVDVSHGIRALLGARGTGSTPRVGIYTVITRRNLDAVTEMAVLAARLGCDYFVPQPIALQRGHPLHQTLSLTPADAPALERVLDRLYAEQPLPLPAPTYPGQVVATVAAAVPGMVRNCFGGTNLFFIEPDGSVWDCPSSLKIAASAHRPRRDIRGNSAKALFGPATTCADCALFSVDCVNMWPLMDFDSFLWAAGSSS, from the coding sequence ATGACCGGGGTGTCGCTGCTGTGGGCGCTGCGTTCGCCGTGCAACCTCGGTTGTCGGTACTGCTACTTCGGCACCGTCGAGGAGCACCGGGCCGGTTTGCCCGACGGACCGGGCATGCTGTCCCACCTGTCCCGTACCGATCTGGACCTGACCGACATCGTCGCGTTCGTCGACACGCTGCCTGGCTCGCGGGTCGATCGGATCTTCATCGCCGGGGGCGAGCCGTTGATCTGGCCGCCGGTGTTGGATGTCGTCGCCGCGATCAAAGCGGCCGGGGTCCAGGTGGTGCTCTGCACCAACGGGATTCCGCTGAACCGGCCGCAGCTCGTGGAGCGGATTCTCGCCATCGGTGTGGATGCCGTATCGGTCTCGCTGGACTCCGCCGATGCCAGCTACAACGATCACTGGCGTCCAGCCCGCAACGGCCAGCACGGCCACGTCGACGTATCGCACGGGATACGAGCGCTGCTGGGCGCGCGTGGCACGGGGTCCACGCCCCGAGTGGGCATCTACACGGTGATCACCCGGCGGAACCTGGACGCGGTGACCGAGATGGCCGTGCTGGCTGCCCGGCTCGGCTGTGACTATTTCGTACCGCAGCCGATAGCCCTGCAGCGGGGCCATCCGCTGCATCAGACCCTGTCGCTCACCCCGGCTGACGCGCCGGCTTTGGAGCGTGTGCTGGATCGCCTCTATGCCGAGCAGCCGCTACCACTGCCCGCGCCAACGTACCCGGGTCAGGTCGTCGCCACGGTCGCTGCCGCAGTTCCCGGCATGGTACGCAACTGCTTCGGCGGCACGAACCTCTTCTTCATCGAGCCCGATGGCAGCGTTTGGGACTGCCCGTCCAGCTTGAAGATCGCCGCCAGTGCCCATCGGCCGCGTCGCGACATCCGTGGCAACAGTGCCAAGGCGTTGTTCGGCCCGGCCACGACGTGTGCCGACTGCGCATTGTTCTCGGTCGACTGCGTAAACATGTGGCCTTTGATGGACTTCGACAGTTTCCTGTGGGCAGCGGGGAGCTCGTCGTGA
- a CDS encoding DegT/DnrJ/EryC1/StrS aminotransferase family protein, with translation MTGTAHTEALERELAAQFGVRHAVAVASGTAALHTALAALDLGPGDDVLVPALSVVMSVAPVIHAGARPIFVDCTPDGTDFDHDDLATKITAATRAILPVHLWGRVGDSVRLLRLARRYGVDVVEDACQAQGTQVGGRHAGTFGTIGCFSMKDGKVLWSGEGGYLLTDRDDLYAYARSFRSHHQPPYPGVRATRPGHNYRLAEPLAAVARANLARFDALLARRRRQAGLLRELLSGTPGIEVVDVSAEQQWNGYSLLASVTLPAPRAFCEHLARQGVPNSVGTFRLVPADRQPVFAGLPTTPCRNAAAVVDRTLAVVLNDHDHDGRLDRYAKTIIREARRWHRPC, from the coding sequence GTGACTGGTACCGCTCACACCGAGGCCCTGGAGCGGGAGCTCGCCGCCCAGTTCGGCGTTCGACATGCCGTCGCGGTCGCCTCCGGTACCGCCGCGCTGCACACCGCCCTGGCTGCGCTCGACCTCGGCCCAGGCGACGACGTCCTCGTACCGGCGCTGTCGGTGGTCATGTCCGTCGCACCGGTCATCCATGCCGGTGCCCGGCCGATCTTCGTCGACTGCACCCCGGACGGCACTGACTTCGATCACGATGACCTCGCCACCAAGATCACCGCCGCCACCAGAGCGATCCTGCCGGTGCATCTGTGGGGCCGGGTCGGGGACTCGGTCCGGCTGCTGCGGCTCGCTCGCAGGTACGGGGTGGATGTGGTGGAGGACGCCTGCCAGGCCCAGGGCACCCAGGTCGGCGGCCGGCATGCGGGCACCTTCGGCACCATCGGCTGCTTCAGCATGAAGGACGGCAAAGTGCTGTGGTCGGGTGAAGGCGGGTACCTGCTCACCGACCGGGACGACCTGTACGCGTACGCCCGCTCGTTCCGGTCCCACCACCAGCCTCCGTACCCGGGTGTCCGAGCGACCCGACCAGGGCACAACTACCGGCTGGCCGAGCCCCTGGCCGCCGTCGCGCGGGCCAACCTCGCCCGGTTCGACGCGCTCCTCGCCCGACGCAGGCGGCAGGCCGGGCTGCTCCGTGAGCTGTTGTCCGGGACCCCGGGCATCGAAGTCGTTGACGTGTCTGCGGAGCAGCAGTGGAACGGGTACAGCCTGCTGGCCTCGGTGACCCTGCCGGCCCCACGCGCGTTCTGCGAGCACCTGGCCCGTCAGGGGGTGCCAAACAGCGTGGGCACGTTTCGTCTGGTGCCGGCCGACCGCCAGCCCGTCTTCGCCGGACTCCCGACCACACCGTGCCGCAACGCGGCGGCGGTCGTCGACCGCACCTTGGCCGTTGTACTCAACGACCACGATCACGACGGTCGCCTGGACCGATACGCGAAGACGATCATTCGGGAGGCTCGCCGATGGCACCGACCCTGCTGA
- a CDS encoding PolC-type DNA polymerase III, whose amino-acid sequence MAPTLLTDDADFRAVCFVVIDFEATTPTGYRPEPIDVAAMALRPRGAELIEVGRFTALIRPPGHASLARSDTDQTGITAEMLAGQPDAATVLARLDARLTRPPYLLVAHNAPTEAGILYDYRAHCPRLAAMDFVDTVRLARAIFPALPSHRLDLLIHHLGLSWPAGRHRAMPDVVVTADVFRRVVADGVRTGKWRSLRELRAVGGYQSRGGRPEQAALF is encoded by the coding sequence ATGGCACCGACCCTGCTGACCGACGACGCCGACTTCCGTGCTGTCTGTTTCGTGGTCATCGACTTCGAGGCCACCACGCCGACCGGGTACCGCCCCGAACCCATCGACGTCGCGGCGATGGCGCTGCGGCCGCGCGGTGCCGAGCTGATCGAGGTGGGCCGGTTCACCGCGCTGATCCGGCCGCCGGGCCACGCCTCACTGGCCCGTTCCGACACCGACCAGACCGGCATCACCGCCGAGATGCTGGCTGGGCAGCCGGATGCCGCCACCGTGCTGGCCCGGCTCGACGCCCGCCTGACCCGGCCGCCGTACCTGTTGGTCGCGCACAACGCCCCGACCGAGGCCGGGATCCTGTACGACTACCGCGCCCACTGCCCCCGGTTGGCCGCAATGGACTTCGTCGACACGGTCCGTCTCGCCAGGGCCATCTTCCCTGCGCTGCCCTCGCACCGACTCGACCTGCTCATCCATCACCTCGGGCTCTCCTGGCCTGCTGGTCGACACCGGGCGATGCCGGACGTCGTGGTCACGGCCGACGTGTTCCGCCGCGTCGTCGCCGATGGGGTGCGGACCGGCAAGTGGCGATCCCTGCGCGAGCTGCGTGCCGTGGGCGGCTACCAGTCCAGGGGCGGCCGACCCGAGCAGGCTGCCCTGTTCTG